CGGGACGCGTAGTTCGATGATGACAATGATCCACCACAGTACCATGTAACCATATAGAAGTACTATATGTTTCACGGCACTGACACGTGCAACTGAACCATAATTTAAAACCCAGGCCGGTGTGATCCCGCGTGACCGACGATGTCCCAGTTCCAACCACCCCGGCCGCCCGACCAGTCAGGAACACGATCGCAGCTAGCACCTGAATGCACATACCCCGTCCCGTCGAACCAACCAACCAACCGCTTAATTTCAGCGTGTGTTTCCCGGACACCTGTGCAGGCAGGGCAAGTGTCAACGTTGTGTCGTCAGTCGTCAGGCACTGGCGCGTACACGTGTGAGGCCCATCGCCCATATGCTACTTGTGCGTCCCACGTCCGCGGCCCGCGCACGCGCCGCTGGCCGCCGGTGTATATATAGAGCGCGCAGTGTGCCCTCGACTCCCCAGCAGCACCAACCGAGACATCGATCCGGCCAACAGCAGAATTCCTCTGCAACGACGACTTCGAAACCCGAACTCATCATCCATCATGGCTTTGGATCGCAGGGCCTTGCCGCAGCCGGCGGCCGCCTGCGTTCCCGCCGTCCAGGCGGCGAGGCCGTGGGCGGGGGACAGCGGTACTAATTCGTCTACGGAGGGGAGGGAAAGGGACATACTGCAGGGGAGCGCCGTGGAGGTGGATGTGCCGCTGCTGTGGGACGACGAGGGGAGGATGAAGCGGGAGCTGGTCGCCTGGGCCAAGGCCGTGGCGTCCATGGCCATCAGGGAGTCGATGCGGTGCTAAGGTGCACGCGCGCGGCAGAGGCAATGAAGCCATGGAGGAACCATGGATTTTTATTTTCATTTCAAGGGAACGGATCGATgtttttcttcttctgcttcgtgcACGCACCCGCGGCATCGATCGGTGGCCGCTAGGCTACATTTTGTTTCCTCTGAATCCTTTGTTCACGGAGCGATCGTTCTAGTCGATCGATCATTCCGGATGTAAATGTTTTTGCAAATGATGGAGGATTACTTATAGATATTTTCCATGATCTCGTGTGCTTTTTGTTGAAAGTGTACCATTGTAGCCGAAACCTTAAGGGTTAACTACTCACCAAATTTTAAGAAGTTAACTCCCAAAACCATTCCAACTCTCTTATTTTTAAGCGGCCAAGATGCCTCTCCTAAAATAAAAATTCTTTTATGTGACGTGGGTGACACCTTCTTCTCCTTTTTGCTGATGTCGGCTGTTCGCTGCCCTGGTGACCGAAAAAATGGAACCTCCACCACCCTCACACGTCCGGCCGCCTTCTTGGGTGTCATATTCTCGTCGGCGGTGACGAATTTGGGTGATTCACAACTCGGGCCGCCTCAACGgctcactgcttgagctggtgCTTGTGGCAGTGGACTGGAACGTGCAACTGATGTCGTTGCAGTAGTCGTGGACCATGAACACGAGCGCCCCCGGTTACGCGCCAACGTCCCCGCCCGCTGGGCGCCACGAGCGCATGAAGAGGCggcgcacacacacatcatccgACGTGGTGCAGTAAGACATCTCACCCTCCACTCCGTGGGCCGCATAGTACTCCGCCTCCATCGTTGTGTGCGCGCGTTGTTGTTGCGTGTGTGCTGATgatgattgtgtgtgtgtgtgtgcgtgtgttgttgCTCCTGTGTGTGCATGTGCCATGTGTGTGTTGTTgccgtgtgtgtgcgtgtgctctGGGTGTGTGCATGCTCTAGGTGTGTGTCCATGCAGCCTCTCCTCGTCTTTCCGAGCGTCTCTCTCGGCCCATTATTGTCCTCGTCCAGACTAGTCGTcggaaaagaagaaggaaaaaagaaagaagatgATGAACAGAGACTTTCATGAGGGGTCTGTTTGTTAGAGAAGTTAAATTTGAAGGTTTAATTAGGTCCGGCCACAATTTAAGGGCATTTCCAATGCCGCCCATCAAAACAGACACCCCAAACATCCACGGACACGTCTAGACGTGTCCACGGACAGCGGTAGtggagccggccatccaacccgGTGCACCAAATGTCCACCCCTTGTCCAATGGAGAGGGGAGAGAGAAGGGAGGGAGAGGAAAAAGTGGTTTGTGTTGGGGTTCAATCTTGTCCTTAGCATGTCTGGACTCCCCCGAACCACTTCTAATTCGTGGTGGATTTGTGAGATTTCGGCCATTTGTCTATATCTGTGGACATTTGGTGTACCCTATTGGAGGGCAAAAGATGCCCGAGCATTTAGAAGGGATTTGACGTATCATGCTAGAGATGCCTTAACTCCTCAGATTTTAAGGATTAAATCTATGGAGGCATGTAATAAGTTAAATTATTAGGGAtcagctagagatgctctaacagcTGGATTGAGTCATATGTAGTTGATGAGTGTATTTTTACACTCATTTCCACCATTGTTTAAGCCTGATAATCCCAAATATTTTGAGAGAATCACTTCGATACTATCACTACTGACTAATAAAAGTAAGAGATCTCAAATCCCTCCATTTAGTTTGTTTGGGTCATTTTGAGGGAAGGAATCGAAGAATATATGAAAATATGAAGACTGGCGATCAACCTTGAGCAAACTAAGGCGTTGTAGTGCATCCAGGAGAGAAGAAGGTGCCTGGTACGAGCGCACATGCTCGTCCCACCTGCCGTCGGCTCCATGATGTCATCCCAAGTCAACGTCATAATAGGTTCAAGCCCCATTCGCAATGGAGAGCCACCCATTCACAACAAAACGCCAGAACCCTAATCCATCCCATAGCAACCATTCCCTAGCCATAGCCATCATTTTTAATCAAAATACATTGCATACAACAACATTGTAAGACTATTATCAATCATTCATCTTCAAGTTCAATCTACAATGTCTTTCTTTTGTGACTCATCtgcgatgtgtgagtagttcactcgGGCTATGGGTTGAGACGTGTAGCCTTGCATCCCCATGTACTTGTGCACAGGATTAAACTGACAAACTTTCATGACCCGTTGTGACGAAAGGTGGCGTCATGTCATTAATTTCAGAAAAATCCCATGACATCATAACGGATCTTTGCATTAATCAGCGATTCCGAGAATTGAGGCGCCTCCGCTGTTAAGATAATGATTATACCTCCTCGATTTCTGCGCCTGCCGTTTACTGTTTCACCTTTTTCCTTATAAGTAGGTATGAGCG
This region of Triticum aestivum cultivar Chinese Spring chromosome 2D, IWGSC CS RefSeq v2.1, whole genome shotgun sequence genomic DNA includes:
- the LOC123049447 gene encoding uncharacterized protein; the protein is MALDRRALPQPAAACVPAVQAARPWAGDSGTNSSTEGRERDILQGSAVEVDVPLLWDDEGRMKRELVAWAKAVASMAIRESMRC